A window from Bacteroidota bacterium encodes these proteins:
- a CDS encoding YceI family protein: MKHLLRPLARTLTACLLLGGLLVFAGFHYLASQTYEIQTAAVRISFRGADAQSKFPKEGELRGLQGRIRFAPGILADAQFEVELRADSVDLYNGLMNKHATGQNWLNAEAYPTITYRGSQVEKHKEGYVLNGTLDLHGVKREIPIVFDFQADSQGSPAFKGYMVVNRNDFGIGTPGGKVDDLIRVDIHVPVVPGAAR, encoded by the coding sequence ATGAAGCATCTCTTGCGCCCCCTCGCTCGTACACTCACCGCCTGCCTCCTGCTGGGGGGGCTGCTTGTTTTTGCCGGTTTTCACTATCTGGCTAGCCAGACCTATGAGATACAGACAGCAGCTGTGCGCATTAGCTTTCGCGGGGCCGATGCGCAGAGCAAGTTTCCCAAGGAGGGGGAACTGCGGGGCCTACAGGGCCGCATCCGCTTTGCGCCAGGCATTCTGGCCGATGCGCAGTTTGAGGTGGAACTGCGGGCGGACTCCGTAGACTTGTACAACGGGCTGATGAACAAGCATGCGACAGGCCAAAACTGGCTGAACGCCGAGGCCTACCCCACCATTACCTACCGGGGCAGCCAGGTGGAAAAACACAAGGAGGGCTATGTGCTGAACGGCACGCTAGACCTGCATGGGGTTAAAAGAGAGATTCCTATTGTCTTTGATTTTCAGGCTGATAGCCAGGGTTCTCCTGCTTTCAAGGGTTACATGGTTGTCAATCGGAACGACTTTGGCATAGGTACACCCGGGGGCAAAGTGGACGACCTGATACGGGTGGATATTCACGTGCCTGTGGTGCCGGGTGCAGCCCGATAG
- a CDS encoding FTR1 family protein, protein MKEFLIVFREAFEVVLILGIVYTVLYREQALHRYRYVLLGALAAAVASLLGGYALAQAQDSLEETGFAPLLEAVILFASAGILLYVVVWLGRLANPAQQIRQQLAASLGWRVLFGIAFVAVLREGLEAVLFLSAGSEGQGLSWLGILLGFGLAFGLGWLLFGVAKRLPLQRIFTISNFSLIILAAGMMAYGTHELEEFMEEGMGIEEPARAFVLASKQPETPELAASSWYTCKGGTCVHALHDKGSIGSFLKTFLGYNSDPSWIELGVWLATLALGFWLWRRPAARAGA, encoded by the coding sequence ATGAAGGAGTTTCTGATTGTATTCCGCGAGGCCTTTGAGGTGGTGCTCATCCTGGGCATTGTGTACACCGTGCTGTACCGAGAGCAGGCCCTACACAGATACCGCTACGTGCTGCTGGGCGCGCTGGCCGCTGCAGTGGCCAGCCTGCTGGGGGGCTATGCCCTGGCACAGGCCCAGGATAGCCTCGAGGAAACGGGCTTTGCCCCCCTGCTGGAGGCAGTCATCCTTTTCGCATCAGCGGGCATCCTGCTCTATGTGGTGGTGTGGCTGGGCCGCCTGGCCAACCCCGCCCAGCAGATACGCCAGCAGCTGGCGGCTAGCCTGGGTTGGCGGGTACTGTTTGGTATCGCCTTTGTAGCGGTGCTACGCGAGGGCCTGGAGGCCGTGCTCTTCCTGTCGGCAGGCTCCGAGGGGCAGGGCCTTTCCTGGTTGGGCATCCTGCTGGGTTTTGGGCTAGCTTTTGGCCTGGGCTGGCTGCTGTTTGGCGTAGCCAAGCGGCTGCCCCTGCAGCGCATTTTTACCATCTCCAACTTCAGCCTTATTATACTGGCAGCCGGCATGATGGCCTATGGCACGCACGAGCTGGAGGAATTTATGGAGGAAGGCATGGGCATAGAGGAACCCGCGCGTGCTTTTGTGCTAGCCAGCAAGCAGCCCGAGACACCCGAGCTGGCTGCCAGCTCCTGGTACACCTGCAAGGGGGGAACCTGTGTGCATGCCCTGCACGATAAGGGCAGCATCGGCTCGTTTCTCAAAACTTTTCTGGGCTATAACTCCGACCCCAGCTGGATCGAGCTGGGCGTGTGGCTGGCTACGCTCGCCCTGGGCTTCTGGCTGTGGCGGCGCCCCGCAGCACGTGCCGGTGCCTAG
- a CDS encoding imelysin family protein, protein MARCAATLCLTAGLLLAGCSSDSDKKPADSPFDRGALLTHVADQFILPGYQALESQATALQDSITAFLAAPTQARLTRIRLQWEVTALAWQPLGAFDFGPANTTTGTLSERIATFPVDTLQVEAYISAQDFSLNNFDRDTRGLYAIEYLLYRYDAAAYSPGSARGQYLSAVAGQLKSLATEVRQQWSTSYRNTFVTNTGTDAGSSISLLFNQMVFHFEQLKNFKLGLPLGLRASQTSEEPTRVEAFFSGKGLELAKAHFAAIDRLWRGRSATGAEGPGFEEYVLATDGGGQLAAATLAQLAAVQQELDPIPADLPLAQQIIDQNPQLDQAYEELQRLTRYLKSDLSSLLGISITFASGDGD, encoded by the coding sequence ATGGCTCGCTGTGCGGCTACCCTATGCCTTACAGCGGGCCTGCTGCTGGCAGGCTGTAGTTCCGACAGCGATAAGAAGCCAGCTGATAGCCCCTTTGACCGGGGGGCCCTGCTGACCCACGTGGCCGACCAGTTTATCCTGCCGGGCTACCAGGCGCTGGAGAGCCAGGCCACTGCACTACAGGATAGCATAACGGCCTTTCTGGCAGCCCCTACCCAGGCCCGGCTGACCCGCATCCGCCTGCAGTGGGAGGTAACCGCCCTGGCCTGGCAGCCCCTGGGTGCCTTCGACTTTGGCCCCGCCAATACCACCACCGGTACCCTGAGCGAGCGCATAGCCACTTTTCCCGTAGACACCCTGCAGGTAGAGGCCTACATCAGTGCGCAAGATTTTAGCCTGAACAACTTTGACCGCGACACCCGTGGCCTGTATGCCATTGAGTACCTGCTCTATCGCTACGATGCGGCAGCCTATAGCCCTGGCAGTGCGCGTGGCCAGTACCTGAGTGCCGTGGCGGGCCAGCTGAAGAGCCTGGCTACCGAGGTGCGGCAGCAGTGGAGCACAAGCTACCGCAATACCTTTGTGACCAATACCGGCACCGATGCCGGTAGTTCTATCTCCCTGTTGTTCAATCAGATGGTCTTCCACTTTGAGCAGCTCAAGAACTTCAAACTGGGCCTACCCCTGGGCCTACGCGCGAGCCAGACCAGCGAAGAGCCTACCCGTGTGGAGGCCTTTTTCAGCGGCAAGGGGCTAGAGCTGGCCAAAGCCCACTTTGCGGCGATAGACCGGCTGTGGCGCGGCCGCAGTGCCACCGGTGCAGAAGGGCCCGGCTTTGAGGAATATGTGCTGGCCACAGACGGCGGCGGCCAGCTGGCCGCCGCCACCCTGGCGCAGCTGGCTGCTGTGCAGCAGGAGCTGGACCCCATACCGGCCGACCTCCCACTTGCACAGCAAATCATTGACCAAAATCCCCAGCTAGACCAGGCCTATGAAGAGCTGCAAAGGCTGACGCGCTACCTGAAGAGTGATCTGTCTTCGCTATTGGGCATCAGTATCACCTTTGCCAGCGGCGACGGCGACTAG
- a CDS encoding DUF4856 domain-containing protein — translation MKYKTLFLALSALLALSACNRDDDDDKPAAPAPVSTYTFSDFETNTQTERQQAANLKQLVTEMQKGRTSGTEVDSALLVQLYSGSGASSLESLSEPAFADSVSSWIARMALSAGNTYNPATAPSGTGGALGGYLFDRYGVEPEQLIEKGAFGAALYYRVLTQLFVGEVSAADIDKAFVYYGADPSFPNNGSDNFTARYAARRDNVGFYTRLKASFLNARAAAASGNATALQAAITAIKTDWEATLAATVINYLYGTASGLAAATTDPQRAAAWHSWSEGVGFLYGLRALPAAQRRLTNAQLDDIMTKMNASYPYTPTSLNSPSELADLEAAIQIIATAYGFADPTLFKINDVTANGR, via the coding sequence ATGAAGTACAAAACGCTCTTCCTGGCCTTGTCGGCCCTGCTGGCTCTATCGGCCTGCAACAGGGACGATGACGACGACAAGCCGGCAGCCCCTGCCCCGGTGTCCACCTACACCTTTTCCGACTTTGAGACGAATACCCAGACCGAACGCCAGCAGGCGGCCAACCTCAAGCAGCTGGTTACCGAGATGCAGAAGGGCCGGACGAGCGGCACCGAGGTGGACTCGGCCCTGCTGGTACAGCTCTACTCCGGCTCCGGAGCCAGCAGCCTGGAGAGCCTGAGCGAGCCGGCCTTTGCCGACAGTGTGAGCAGCTGGATAGCCCGTATGGCCCTTTCGGCAGGCAATACCTACAACCCCGCCACTGCCCCCAGCGGGACTGGCGGCGCACTAGGCGGCTATCTGTTTGATAGATACGGGGTAGAGCCGGAGCAGCTGATAGAGAAAGGTGCTTTTGGCGCTGCCCTCTACTACCGGGTGCTTACCCAGCTGTTTGTAGGTGAGGTAAGCGCAGCGGACATAGACAAGGCCTTTGTATACTATGGGGCCGATCCCAGCTTCCCCAACAACGGAAGCGATAACTTTACCGCCCGCTATGCAGCCCGCAGGGACAATGTCGGCTTTTATACCCGCCTGAAGGCCAGCTTCCTGAACGCCCGGGCTGCAGCCGCGAGCGGAAATGCCACTGCCCTGCAAGCGGCCATCACCGCCATCAAGACCGACTGGGAAGCTACCCTGGCCGCTACGGTCATCAACTATTTGTATGGTACTGCCAGCGGCCTGGCCGCCGCCACTACAGACCCGCAGCGGGCCGCCGCCTGGCACAGCTGGTCCGAGGGGGTGGGCTTCCTGTATGGCCTGCGGGCCCTGCCGGCTGCACAGCGCAGGCTGACCAATGCCCAGCTGGACGACATTATGACCAAAATGAACGCCAGCTACCCCTACACCCCTACCAGCCTGAATAGCCCCAGCGAGCTGGCTGACCTGGAGGCTGCTATCCAGATTATTGCCACTGCCTACGGCTTTGCCGATCCCACTCTCTTCAAAATCAACGACGTAACTGCCAATGGCCGCTAG
- a CDS encoding HTTM domain-containing protein, with protein MASFLMPTLSTARPQAGSEAARRLSPAYVSAWLFGPVSAAPLVSFRVLFGLLTLFSSLRFLALGWVEAQYGSSALKFSYSGFEWVEYTGQTGLYLLYGLMILASLGIILGALYRLSAVVFFLAFSYVELIDKTYYLNHYYFVSLVAFWMIWVPAHRSHSLDAGWWPRLRGATVPRWSVLLFQFQLAVVYTYAGLAKITPHWLLEAMPLRLWLPAQDHTPLIGPLLHQDWVAYVFSWAGMLFDCTIILWLCLRRTRPWAYLAVLGFHALTGYWFQIGVFPLVMSALVLVFFSPAWHARVQAGLARLLGSAPHPGAAPAPPAPSLGWLRPATLLVLGLYVGFQLLYPWRYLLYGGNRFWHERGYRFGWRVMLMEKAGTATFYVQDGPQGRRGAVRNEDFLNDHQVKQMSFQPDMILQYAHWLAAHYQQQGMQRPQVRAEVYVTLNGQPSQLLVDPAVDLAQVSDEQTHWILPHAER; from the coding sequence ATGGCTTCATTCCTTATGCCCACCCTGTCTACGGCACGCCCCCAGGCGGGGTCAGAGGCCGCGCGCAGGCTTAGCCCTGCCTATGTGTCGGCCTGGCTCTTTGGGCCTGTTTCGGCCGCGCCGCTGGTCAGCTTTCGGGTGCTTTTTGGCCTGCTTACCCTCTTCAGCAGCCTGCGCTTCCTGGCCCTGGGCTGGGTGGAAGCCCAGTATGGCAGCTCGGCGCTCAAGTTTAGCTACAGCGGCTTCGAGTGGGTGGAGTACACCGGCCAGACGGGCCTGTACCTGCTGTATGGCTTGATGATCCTGGCTTCGCTCGGCATCATCCTGGGGGCCTTATACCGGCTGAGCGCGGTCGTCTTCTTCCTGGCCTTCAGCTATGTGGAGCTGATAGACAAGACCTATTACCTGAATCACTATTACTTCGTCAGCCTGGTAGCCTTCTGGATGATCTGGGTGCCCGCCCATCGCAGCCATTCGCTGGATGCCGGGTGGTGGCCGCGCCTGCGTGGGGCTACAGTGCCTCGCTGGAGTGTTCTGCTCTTCCAGTTTCAGCTGGCGGTGGTGTATACCTATGCCGGCCTGGCCAAGATAACCCCCCACTGGCTGCTGGAGGCCATGCCCCTGCGGCTGTGGCTGCCCGCGCAAGATCATACGCCCCTCATCGGCCCCCTGCTGCACCAGGATTGGGTAGCCTATGTGTTTAGCTGGGCAGGCATGCTGTTCGACTGTACCATCATCCTGTGGCTGTGCCTGCGGCGTACCCGCCCCTGGGCCTACCTGGCCGTACTGGGTTTTCATGCCCTCACCGGCTACTGGTTCCAGATCGGGGTTTTCCCGCTGGTCATGTCGGCCCTGGTGCTGGTGTTCTTCTCTCCGGCCTGGCACGCACGCGTGCAGGCAGGCCTGGCCCGGCTGCTGGGTAGTGCCCCGCACCCTGGGGCTGCGCCCGCGCCCCCTGCCCCGTCTCTGGGCTGGCTGCGCCCTGCCACCCTGCTGGTACTGGGCCTATATGTGGGCTTCCAGCTGCTGTACCCCTGGCGCTACCTGCTGTATGGTGGCAATCGCTTCTGGCACGAACGGGGCTACCGCTTTGGCTGGCGGGTGATGCTGATGGAAAAGGCCGGTACTGCCACCTTCTATGTACAGGATGGACCCCAGGGCAGGCGTGGGGCCGTTCGAAACGAAGATTTCCTGAATGACCACCAGGTCAAGCAGATGAGCTTTCAGCCCGATATGATCCTGCAATACGCCCACTGGCTGGCCGCCCACTACCAGCAGCAGGGCATGCAGCGCCCGCAGGTACGGGCCGAGGTGTACGTTACCCTGAACGGCCAACCCAGCCAACTGCTGGTAGACCCGGCGGTAGACCTGGCCCAGGTAAGTGATGAACAAACACACTGGATTTTGCCCCATGCGGAACGGTAA
- the tsaB gene encoding tRNA (adenosine(37)-N6)-threonylcarbamoyltransferase complex dimerization subunit type 1 TsaB, whose amino-acid sequence MALILSLETATEVCAVALSDGPQLLGELRIHQPQRHASLLTQLVGQLTADLQLPLQQLQAVACCAGPGSYTGLRIGVSAAKGYCLALGIPLIAVDSLLSVAAPLQPLALQLGACLLPMLDARRMEVYMAAYAADLSVLYPPAAVVVDEAVPHTLPPGPRLYCGDGLAKCQHLLQRPGDLYFPQQLSSAAGMAQLAWQHWQARQFVPLHSYSPNYLKPVRLTQPAGGQQPTSPAEENKD is encoded by the coding sequence ATGGCCCTGATCCTGAGCCTGGAGACCGCCACAGAGGTGTGCGCCGTAGCCCTGAGTGATGGCCCACAACTGCTGGGCGAGCTGCGCATACACCAGCCCCAGCGCCATGCCAGCCTGCTCACCCAGCTGGTGGGCCAGCTGACGGCAGACCTGCAACTGCCCCTGCAGCAGCTACAGGCCGTGGCCTGCTGTGCTGGCCCCGGCAGCTATACGGGCCTGCGCATAGGCGTGAGCGCCGCCAAGGGCTATTGCCTGGCACTAGGTATCCCCCTGATCGCGGTGGATAGCCTGCTAAGTGTAGCTGCCCCCCTGCAGCCCCTGGCCCTGCAGCTGGGTGCCTGCCTGCTGCCCATGCTGGATGCCCGCCGTATGGAGGTGTATATGGCCGCCTATGCTGCAGACCTGAGCGTGCTATACCCCCCGGCGGCCGTGGTGGTAGACGAGGCCGTACCCCACACGCTACCCCCAGGCCCGCGCCTATACTGTGGCGACGGCCTGGCCAAGTGCCAGCACCTGCTACAGCGACCCGGCGATCTGTACTTTCCGCAGCAGCTCAGCAGTGCAGCCGGCATGGCCCAGCTGGCCTGGCAGCACTGGCAGGCCCGGCAGTTTGTGCCCCTGCACAGCTATAGCCCCAACTACCTGAAGCCCGTGCGCCTGACCCAACCCGCCGGGGGCCAGCAGCCCACTAGCCCTGCCGAGGAAAACAAGGATTAA
- a CDS encoding Glu/Leu/Phe/Val dehydrogenase: MLARFNAAADILKLSDRERAILASPEKIVQVSLPVVMDDGTTKVFEGYRVIHSTAMGPSKGGIRYAMEVHQDEVKALAAWMSWKCAVVNIPYGGGKGGIKCDSRSMSVDEKERLTRAYTAAMSEVFGPDLDIPAPDMGTDPNVMAWIVDEYARMNNNNYIPAVVTGKPLSLGGSKGRTAATGRSVMTTCMQALEKLKMDPKKSTVAVQGFGNVGSYAALLLHEKGLKVVAISDHKGAYYNKKGFDLNQIFAKHDLTATTIDSWIGEYGKDVERISNEELLELDVDVLAPCAIENVITTTNAASIKAKLIVEGANGPVSADADAVLQEKNIMIVPDIVANAGGVTVSYFEWVQNRRGHYYTEDEVNDRADKIIKDAFDSVFEMSRSKKVGMRLAAYLVAVNRVAEAVRLKGKY, encoded by the coding sequence ATGCTGGCTCGCTTCAATGCAGCGGCAGACATCCTTAAGTTGAGCGATCGGGAGCGTGCCATTCTGGCTTCGCCCGAGAAAATTGTACAGGTGAGCCTGCCTGTTGTGATGGACGATGGCACTACCAAGGTGTTTGAGGGCTATCGGGTTATCCATTCCACAGCCATGGGCCCCAGCAAGGGTGGCATTCGCTATGCCATGGAGGTGCACCAGGATGAGGTGAAAGCCCTGGCTGCCTGGATGAGCTGGAAGTGTGCCGTGGTAAACATCCCCTACGGTGGCGGTAAGGGTGGCATAAAGTGTGATAGCCGTAGCATGAGTGTGGACGAGAAGGAGCGCCTGACGCGTGCCTACACAGCTGCCATGAGCGAGGTATTTGGCCCCGACCTGGACATCCCGGCACCGGACATGGGTACAGACCCCAATGTGATGGCCTGGATTGTGGACGAGTATGCCCGCATGAACAACAACAACTACATCCCCGCTGTAGTAACCGGCAAGCCCCTGAGCCTGGGCGGTAGCAAGGGGCGCACAGCTGCCACGGGCCGTAGTGTGATGACCACCTGCATGCAGGCCCTGGAGAAACTGAAGATGGACCCCAAAAAATCCACTGTAGCCGTACAGGGATTTGGCAACGTGGGGAGCTATGCAGCCCTGCTGCTGCATGAGAAGGGACTGAAAGTAGTGGCTATATCCGACCATAAGGGTGCCTACTACAACAAGAAAGGATTCGACCTGAACCAGATCTTTGCCAAGCACGACCTGACCGCCACCACCATAGACAGCTGGATAGGTGAGTATGGCAAGGACGTAGAGCGCATCAGCAACGAGGAGCTGCTGGAGCTGGACGTAGACGTGCTGGCACCCTGCGCCATCGAGAACGTAATTACCACCACCAATGCCGCCAGCATTAAGGCCAAGCTGATCGTGGAAGGTGCTAACGGCCCGGTGAGCGCCGATGCGGATGCTGTTCTGCAGGAAAAGAACATCATGATCGTGCCAGACATTGTGGCCAATGCAGGTGGGGTAACGGTTTCCTACTTCGAGTGGGTACAGAACCGCCGCGGACACTACTATACCGAGGATGAGGTGAACGACCGTGCCGACAAGATCATCAAGGATGCCTTCGACAGCGTGTTCGAGATGAGCCGTAGCAAGAAGGTGGGTATGCGCCTGGCCGCCTATCTGGTAGCCGTAAATCGGGTGGCAGAGGCCGTACGCCTGAAAGGTAAGTACTAA
- a CDS encoding glycosyltransferase family 2 protein: protein MIIDSRYIRTLSIVIPAYNEGPTIHLILDRIKAVELGWGLQKEVILVNDCSRDNTEEAVRAYQAQNPDLPISYYKHAVNQGKGAALHTGIRQAQGQLVLIQDADLEYDPREYNKLLKPIMEGSADVVYGSRFMGGNPHRILFFWHSIGNRMLTFASNMFTNLNLTDMETCYKLFRAEVIQALPLREKRFGFEPEVTARVARVQGIRIYEVGISYYGRTYEEGKKIGMKDAFRALYCIIRYNLFARHVRHVPAFQARLRPEAVPPVA from the coding sequence ATGATTATCGACAGCCGCTACATACGCACCCTTTCCATCGTGATCCCTGCCTACAATGAGGGGCCCACCATCCACCTGATTCTGGACCGCATCAAGGCCGTGGAACTAGGCTGGGGCCTGCAGAAAGAGGTGATCCTGGTGAACGACTGTAGCCGCGACAACACAGAAGAGGCGGTGCGTGCCTACCAGGCACAAAACCCCGATCTACCCATTAGCTACTACAAGCATGCGGTAAACCAGGGGAAAGGGGCAGCGCTACACACGGGCATCCGCCAGGCGCAGGGCCAGCTGGTGCTGATACAGGATGCCGACCTGGAGTATGACCCCAGGGAGTATAACAAGCTGTTAAAACCCATCATGGAGGGGAGCGCGGATGTGGTATACGGCAGCCGCTTTATGGGCGGAAACCCACACCGGATCCTGTTCTTTTGGCACAGCATCGGCAACCGGATGCTCACTTTTGCCTCGAACATGTTTACCAACCTGAACCTGACCGACATGGAAACCTGCTACAAGCTATTCCGTGCCGAGGTGATACAGGCACTGCCGCTCAGGGAGAAGCGCTTCGGCTTTGAGCCCGAGGTAACTGCCCGGGTGGCACGGGTGCAGGGCATCCGTATCTACGAGGTAGGCATTAGCTACTATGGCCGCACCTATGAGGAGGGGAAGAAAATAGGGATGAAAGATGCCTTCCGGGCGCTATACTGCATCATCCGGTACAACCTCTTTGCCCGCCATGTGCGCCA
- a CDS encoding MATE family efflux transporter, with translation MTTPSLSLSRRSIWKLSYPVMVAGLSQSLLMLTDTAFLGRLGQVELAAGGMANLWYFLLVIVSLGLGSGLQVMVGRRLGEGNLQAVGSVVNHGLLLSLFFSLLTFVILYWLMPIFLQDYLQSRAIYLNTVAYLDIRVWDLPIVFFTILMRGFYTGVGHNQIIVWSTLLTAVSNFVLNWFLVLGLAGFPAMGVAGSALSTVIAQALGGLLVLVHVYRAGYVQRYGLFRREALDSGLLRRLMALSGPTMLQYLLSMGGFLYLAYEIEKLGETALAASELVKTAYLTLMIPSWGFQAAASTLVSYVIGAGHPAAVGRLAWRIALQSLWAALGLSLFLFAFPRLTFQLYTSDPALIQQAIGPGYMVGIGLLLFSIGGIYLNAVIGTGATRFALAAELGTITAYCLTIYLLRVYSPGLMAYWSAELAYMGGMVLTTWLYLRSKRWMRLRAAV, from the coding sequence ATGACCACGCCCTCGCTCAGCCTCAGCCGCCGCAGTATCTGGAAGCTTAGCTACCCGGTAATGGTGGCAGGCCTGAGCCAGAGCCTGCTGATGCTGACGGATACGGCCTTTCTGGGCAGGCTGGGCCAGGTGGAGCTAGCAGCCGGGGGTATGGCCAACCTGTGGTATTTTCTGCTGGTTATTGTCAGCCTGGGCCTGGGTAGCGGCCTACAGGTAATGGTGGGCCGGCGCCTGGGCGAGGGCAACCTGCAGGCCGTAGGCAGCGTGGTAAACCATGGCCTGCTGCTTAGCCTGTTTTTTTCGCTGCTCACTTTTGTCATCCTCTACTGGCTCATGCCCATCTTCCTGCAAGACTACCTGCAGAGCCGGGCCATCTATCTAAACACGGTAGCCTACCTGGATATCCGGGTGTGGGATCTGCCTATTGTGTTCTTCACTATCCTGATGCGCGGGTTCTATACGGGTGTGGGCCACAATCAGATTATCGTGTGGAGTACACTACTTACCGCTGTGTCCAACTTTGTGTTGAACTGGTTCCTGGTACTGGGCCTGGCAGGCTTCCCGGCCATGGGGGTGGCGGGTTCGGCACTAAGTACGGTGATTGCCCAGGCGCTGGGGGGGCTGCTGGTGCTGGTGCATGTGTACAGGGCGGGTTACGTGCAGCGCTATGGCCTCTTTCGGCGCGAGGCGTTGGACTCGGGGCTGCTGCGCCGCCTAATGGCCCTGAGTGGCCCCACTATGCTACAGTACCTGCTTAGCATGGGCGGCTTTCTGTACCTGGCCTACGAGATTGAAAAGCTGGGCGAAACCGCCCTGGCAGCCAGTGAGCTAGTAAAGACCGCCTACCTAACCCTCATGATCCCCAGCTGGGGTTTCCAGGCGGCGGCCAGCACGCTGGTAAGCTATGTAATAGGGGCAGGCCACCCGGCTGCCGTGGGCAGGCTGGCGTGGCGCATAGCCCTGCAGAGCCTGTGGGCGGCCCTAGGGCTAAGCCTCTTTCTCTTTGCCTTCCCCCGGCTTACCTTCCAGCTCTATACCAGCGACCCGGCCCTCATCCAGCAGGCCATTGGGCCCGGTTACATGGTGGGAATAGGGCTACTCTTGTTTTCAATAGGGGGTATTTACCTGAATGCCGTGATCGGCACCGGGGCTACACGCTTTGCCCTGGCTGCCGAGCTGGGTACCATTACGGCCTACTGCCTTACTATTTACCTGCTTAGGGTGTACAGCCCAGGGCTAATGGCCTACTGGAGTGCAGAACTGGCGTATATGGGTGGTATGGTGCTGACTACCTGGCTGTACCTGCGCAGCAAGCGCTGGATGCGGCTTCGGGCGGCCGTTTAG
- a CDS encoding 2-oxo acid dehydrogenase subunit E2, whose protein sequence is MAVVDLVMPKMGESIMEATIISWSKGIGDKVEEEETVLEIATDKVDSEVPSPVEGRLVETLYKDGDVVAVGTVIARIETEAAASKPAPATPTAGVASQENASSRAAVTQLVAHTTASPVAQVALASTQEGRFYSPLVMSIAREEGIDQAELSRVPGTGRENRVTKKDILAWVAQRGSQPAAQAVATPPTRTNGQAPAATGGGYSIQQKPVSINGEYEIIEMDRMRKMIAENMVYSKHISPHVTSFVEADVTNLVNWRERNKGAFEKKYGTKITYTPIFLEAVAKALRDYPMVNIAVDGDKILVRKDINLGMAAALPSGNLIVPVIRNADRLNLQGLSAAVNDLTTRARSNKLKPDELADGTYSVSNVGTFGNVMGTPIIPQPQCAILAVGAIRKKPAVLETEAGDVIAIRHMMFLSHSYDHRVIDGSLGGAFVRRVADYLEAFDPKREV, encoded by the coding sequence ATGGCGGTAGTAGACCTGGTAATGCCCAAAATGGGCGAGAGCATTATGGAGGCCACCATCATCAGCTGGAGCAAGGGCATAGGTGACAAGGTGGAGGAAGAGGAAACGGTGCTGGAGATAGCCACGGACAAGGTGGACAGCGAGGTGCCGAGCCCCGTAGAGGGCCGGCTGGTAGAAACGCTGTATAAGGACGGAGATGTGGTGGCCGTGGGCACCGTAATAGCCCGTATAGAGACAGAGGCTGCAGCGAGTAAGCCCGCCCCGGCTACACCCACCGCCGGAGTGGCCAGCCAGGAAAACGCAAGTAGCCGAGCTGCGGTAACGCAACTGGTGGCACACACCACCGCCAGCCCTGTAGCACAGGTAGCCCTGGCCAGCACCCAGGAGGGACGGTTCTACAGCCCGCTGGTGATGAGCATAGCCCGAGAGGAAGGCATAGACCAGGCAGAGCTGAGCCGCGTACCCGGCACCGGCCGCGAAAACCGTGTTACCAAGAAAGACATACTAGCCTGGGTGGCCCAGCGCGGTAGCCAGCCTGCGGCCCAGGCTGTGGCTACACCGCCTACACGCACCAACGGACAGGCACCCGCAGCCACCGGCGGCGGCTACAGCATACAGCAGAAGCCCGTGAGCATAAACGGGGAGTACGAGATCATAGAGATGGACCGCATGCGCAAGATGATTGCGGAAAACATGGTGTACTCCAAGCACATCAGCCCCCACGTTACCAGCTTTGTGGAGGCAGATGTAACGAACCTGGTAAACTGGCGCGAGCGGAACAAGGGGGCTTTCGAGAAGAAGTATGGTACCAAAATTACCTACACACCCATCTTTCTGGAAGCCGTAGCGAAGGCGCTGCGCGACTACCCGATGGTAAACATTGCCGTAGATGGTGATAAGATCCTGGTGCGCAAGGACATCAACCTGGGTATGGCAGCAGCCCTGCCCAGTGGCAACCTGATCGTGCCCGTAATCCGGAACGCAGACCGGCTGAACCTGCAGGGCCTGTCGGCAGCGGTGAATGACCTGACCACCCGGGCCCGGAGCAACAAGCTGAAGCCGGATGAACTGGCTGATGGCACGTATTCCGTGTCCAACGTGGGCACTTTCGGAAATGTAATGGGCACCCCCATTATCCCCCAGCCCCAGTGTGCCATCTTGGCTGTGGGGGCCATACGCAAGAAGCCGGCAGTACTGGAAACAGAGGCCGGAGATGTAATCGCCATAAGGCATATGATGTTCCTGAGCCACAGCTATGACCACCGGGTGATAGATGGCTCGCTGGGCGGTGCCTTTGTACGCCGGGTGGCCGACTATCTGGAGGCATTTGACCCCAAGCGGGAAGTGTAA